In Streptomyces chartreusis NRRL 3882, the following are encoded in one genomic region:
- a CDS encoding ABC transporter permease, with product MTVMKTSLRNFLAHKGRMALSAIAVLLSVAFVCGTLVFTDTMSTTFDKLFAATSSDVTVSAKSASDTGETTADNGKPPVMPAAVLGEVRKAQGVKSAEGTVFSTSVTVVDADKDNLSPSSGAPTIVGSWNGNDARTMKITSGAAPKGPDQIMVDADTADKHDLKLGDEIGVISAVGTHEAKISGIADFTVTNPGAAIFYLDTKTAQQTLVGETGVYTNVNVTAAAGVSDAQLKKNVSAELGADFQVKTAKETADANQKDVEGFMNVMKYAMLGFAGIAFLVGIFLIINTFSMLVAQRTREIGLMRAIGSSRKQVNRSVLAEALLLGFVGSVLGVGAGVGLAVGLMKLMGQMGMELSTDDLTVAWTTPVVGLVLGVVVTVLAAYLPARRAGKISPMAALRDAGAPADARAGWIRGVIGTVLTGAGGAALYLTAQADKATEGSLWLGLGVVLSLIGFVVIGPLLAGGVVRVLGAVLLRMFGPVGRMAERNALRNPRRTGATGAALMIGLALVACLSVVGSSMVASATDQLDKTVGTDFIVQSDSGQLITPQAVKAAKSAPDVERVTEYKWTKADFTTPDGKTLKDTAITAADPSYATDLRTETVAGKLPDAYKPDSMSVHEKFAEDHGISLGSKIKVAFQDGSAADLTVRAITSSDVVIDAGAMYTSISTMAKYVPADKMPLDSLLFASAKEGQQDAAYASLKSALHDYPQYTVRDQTDYKEALKDQIGQLLNMIYGLLALAIIVAILGVVNTLALSVVERTREIGLMRAIGLSRRQLRRMIRMESVVIALFGALLGLGLGMGWGATAQQLLALEGLGVLEIPWPTIIGVFIGSAFVGLFAALVPAFRAGRMNVLNAIATE from the coding sequence ATGACCGTCATGAAGACCTCCCTGCGCAACTTCCTCGCGCACAAGGGACGCATGGCGCTCTCCGCGATCGCCGTCCTGCTGTCGGTGGCCTTCGTCTGCGGGACGCTCGTCTTCACGGACACCATGTCCACGACGTTCGACAAGCTCTTCGCGGCCACGTCCTCGGACGTGACGGTGAGTGCCAAGAGCGCCTCCGACACCGGTGAGACGACCGCCGACAACGGCAAGCCGCCGGTCATGCCGGCCGCCGTGCTGGGCGAGGTGCGCAAGGCGCAGGGCGTGAAGTCCGCCGAGGGCACGGTCTTCTCCACCTCGGTGACCGTCGTCGACGCCGACAAGGACAACCTGTCACCCTCCAGCGGCGCCCCGACCATCGTCGGCAGCTGGAACGGCAACGACGCCCGCACCATGAAGATCACCTCCGGTGCGGCGCCCAAGGGCCCCGACCAGATCATGGTCGACGCCGACACCGCTGACAAGCACGACCTGAAGCTCGGTGACGAGATCGGCGTGATCAGCGCGGTCGGCACCCACGAAGCGAAGATCTCCGGCATCGCCGACTTCACGGTCACCAACCCCGGCGCGGCGATCTTCTACCTCGACACGAAGACCGCCCAGCAGACCCTGGTCGGCGAGACCGGCGTCTACACCAACGTCAACGTCACCGCGGCCGCCGGTGTCAGCGACGCGCAGCTGAAGAAGAACGTCTCGGCCGAGCTGGGCGCCGACTTCCAGGTGAAGACCGCCAAGGAGACCGCCGACGCCAACCAGAAGGACGTCGAGGGCTTCATGAACGTCATGAAGTACGCGATGCTCGGCTTCGCCGGGATCGCCTTCCTCGTCGGCATCTTCCTGATCATCAACACCTTCTCCATGCTGGTCGCCCAGCGCACCCGCGAGATCGGCCTGATGCGGGCGATCGGCTCCTCCCGCAAGCAGGTCAACCGCTCCGTGCTGGCCGAGGCGCTGCTGCTCGGCTTCGTCGGATCGGTGCTGGGCGTGGGCGCGGGCGTCGGCCTCGCGGTCGGCCTGATGAAGCTCATGGGCCAGATGGGCATGGAGCTGTCCACCGACGACCTGACGGTGGCCTGGACGACCCCGGTGGTCGGCCTCGTCCTCGGCGTGGTCGTCACCGTCCTGGCCGCCTACCTGCCCGCCCGGCGCGCCGGCAAGATCTCCCCGATGGCCGCACTGCGCGACGCGGGAGCCCCCGCGGACGCCCGGGCCGGCTGGATCCGCGGCGTGATCGGCACGGTCCTCACCGGCGCCGGCGGTGCCGCCCTGTACCTGACGGCGCAGGCCGACAAGGCCACCGAGGGCTCGCTGTGGCTCGGCCTCGGCGTGGTGCTGTCGCTGATCGGCTTCGTCGTCATCGGCCCGCTGCTCGCCGGCGGTGTGGTCCGCGTCCTCGGCGCCGTCCTGCTGCGGATGTTCGGCCCCGTCGGCCGCATGGCCGAGCGCAACGCCCTGCGCAACCCGCGCCGCACCGGCGCGACGGGCGCCGCGCTGATGATCGGCCTCGCCCTGGTGGCGTGCCTGTCCGTGGTCGGCTCCTCCATGGTGGCGTCCGCCACCGACCAGCTCGACAAGACCGTCGGCACGGACTTCATCGTCCAGTCCGACAGCGGCCAGCTGATCACCCCGCAGGCAGTCAAGGCCGCGAAGTCGGCGCCCGACGTGGAGCGGGTCACCGAGTACAAGTGGACCAAGGCCGACTTCACCACCCCCGACGGCAAGACGCTCAAGGACACGGCGATCACGGCGGCCGACCCGTCGTACGCGACCGACCTGCGCACCGAGACGGTCGCCGGCAAGCTGCCCGACGCCTACAAGCCCGACTCGATGTCCGTGCACGAGAAGTTCGCCGAGGACCACGGCATCAGCCTCGGGTCCAAGATCAAGGTCGCCTTCCAGGACGGCTCCGCTGCCGACCTGACGGTCCGGGCGATCACCAGCAGTGACGTCGTGATCGACGCGGGCGCGATGTACACGTCCATCTCGACGATGGCCAAGTACGTCCCGGCCGACAAGATGCCGCTGGACTCGCTGCTCTTCGCCAGTGCCAAGGAGGGGCAGCAGGATGCCGCCTACGCGTCCTTGAAGTCGGCGCTGCACGACTACCCGCAGTACACCGTGCGCGACCAGACCGACTACAAGGAGGCCCTGAAGGACCAGATAGGCCAGCTGCTCAACATGATCTACGGCCTGCTGGCCCTGGCGATCATCGTCGCCATCCTGGGCGTGGTGAACACCCTGGCCCTGTCGGTGGTGGAGCGCACCAGGGAGATCGGCCTGATGCGGGCGATCGGCCTCTCCCGCCGTCAGCTGCGCCGCATGATCCGCATGGAGTCGGTCGTCATCGCCCTCTTCGGTGCCCTCCTGGGCCTCGGACTGGGCATGGGCTGGGGCGCCACCGCACAGCAGCTCCTCGCCCTGGAGGGCCTGGGAGTGCTGGAGATCCCCTGGCCGACGATCATCGGCGTCTTCATCGGCTCGGCGTTCGTGGGGCTCTTCGCGGCACTCGTCCCGGCGTTCCGGGCGGGCCGGATGAACGTCCTGAACGCGATCGCGACCGAGTAG
- a CDS encoding DUF2079 domain-containing protein, whose translation MPAPTLRAPAARIPAPVALPRGDRRPDRGRWDPWVLAAALCAAYAVVSVGRYRHMTTRSWDLGIFEQVVRAYAHLRAPVSDLKGPGFDILGDHFSPVTALLAPVYRLFPSPVTLLLAQAALFALSAVPVTRAAARLLGRRRSLALGLAYGLSWGVQRAVDFDFHEICFAVPLIAFSLEALLADRRRAALCWALPLVLVKEDLGLTLAAIALVVAWRARGSSPRTVPYALAVAVFGLAATLLVLTVVIPSFNASGTYDYWNKVSEPGSPVDGLGTKLRTLAWLLIPTSGLLALRSPLLLVALPTLGWRFLSGDEHYWGTDWHYSAVLMPVVFLALADALTTARRSPRPWLSSYAAQLPAAVAAAALALTTSLPLAQLTEAEVYREPAAVSGVERLLARIPDGATVEANVGPVSRLTSRCRVLWLGGTQGVVPQYIALENIDGRYRDPVGYARRLHPGAEYAVAGKANGYVVLQRRTAG comes from the coding sequence ATGCCTGCTCCCACCCTCCGGGCTCCAGCAGCCCGCATACCGGCGCCGGTCGCCCTGCCCCGCGGCGACCGGCGCCCGGACCGCGGGCGGTGGGACCCGTGGGTGCTCGCCGCCGCCCTCTGCGCCGCCTACGCGGTCGTCTCCGTCGGCCGTTACCGGCACATGACGACCCGCTCCTGGGACCTGGGCATCTTCGAGCAGGTCGTGCGGGCGTACGCGCATCTGCGGGCGCCGGTGTCCGACCTCAAGGGGCCGGGGTTCGACATCCTGGGTGACCACTTCAGCCCGGTGACGGCCCTCCTCGCGCCGGTGTACCGGCTGTTCCCCTCGCCGGTCACGCTGCTTCTCGCGCAGGCCGCGCTCTTCGCCCTGTCCGCCGTACCGGTCACCCGCGCCGCCGCCCGGCTGCTCGGCCGCCGTCGCTCCCTCGCGCTCGGCCTCGCCTACGGACTGTCCTGGGGCGTCCAGCGGGCCGTCGACTTCGACTTCCACGAGATCTGCTTCGCCGTCCCGCTGATCGCCTTCTCCCTGGAGGCCCTGCTCGCGGACCGCCGGCGCGCGGCCCTGTGCTGGGCGCTTCCCCTGGTGCTGGTGAAGGAGGACCTGGGGCTGACCCTGGCCGCGATCGCCCTCGTCGTCGCCTGGCGGGCGCGCGGCTCGTCGCCCCGGACGGTTCCGTACGCGCTCGCTGTCGCGGTGTTCGGCCTTGCGGCCACGCTGCTCGTCCTCACCGTGGTCATCCCGTCGTTCAACGCGTCCGGGACCTACGACTACTGGAACAAGGTCAGCGAGCCGGGCAGCCCCGTCGACGGCCTCGGCACCAAGCTCCGCACCCTCGCCTGGCTGCTGATCCCCACCAGCGGACTGCTCGCCCTGCGTTCCCCGCTGCTGCTGGTGGCCCTGCCGACGCTCGGCTGGCGCTTCCTGTCCGGGGACGAGCACTACTGGGGCACCGACTGGCACTACAGCGCGGTCCTGATGCCGGTGGTCTTCCTCGCCCTCGCCGACGCCCTCACGACCGCGCGCCGCAGCCCGCGCCCGTGGCTGAGCTCGTACGCCGCCCAGCTGCCGGCCGCCGTCGCCGCGGCGGCCCTGGCGCTGACCACCTCGCTGCCGCTGGCGCAGCTCACGGAGGCCGAGGTCTACCGCGAGCCCGCGGCGGTGTCCGGCGTCGAACGGCTCCTGGCGCGGATCCCCGACGGCGCCACCGTCGAGGCCAACGTCGGCCCGGTCAGCCGCCTGACCTCGCGCTGCCGTGTCCTCTGGCTCGGCGGCACCCAGGGCGTCGTTCCGCAGTACATCGCCCTGGAGAACATCGACGGCAGGTACCGCGACCCCGTGGGCTACGCCCGGCGGCTGCACCCCGGCGCCGAGTACGCCGTCGCGGGCAAGGCCAACGGATACGTGGTCCTTCAGCGGCGGACGGCCGGCTGA